ATCTTAATATTGAAAGACTTGCGCATCATTGGAATAATGTGACTTTTTCAGAGCGGCGAAAAGTGGAAAAGGTTATTATATTAAAGAAACGAAATGGAATAATTGCGGTAGATCCTGACAAACGTAACGTTTGTGGAATCTCTCGATTACGCTATCATCTCTTACCAGAGTACACTGGTCCAAAAGTGTACGAGGCTTTATACACAGACTGGCTTCGTTGCGATAATACTATATGATAAATGTGGGTGCTTGCGATAGTGAATGCGATGCGATTGCGAGGACATGGCAAATAAAGTTTCTGTAgcttgctaaaaaaaaggggCAATATTTGTTCAGTTCTCcagagaatgaatgaaaatttcgtAGGATATGTGAAAGTATAAAGTTTGTGGGGTTTTTTGTGCGGGTGTATGTGAGGGAATAGTTGCACTTCCGAAAGTTTCTACCCTAATAAAAGATGTACATAATGCAGTGATGAAATAATAAGTATGATGACGACAGAAGATGACTATTATGTACGATGAAAGAGGGAGCCTAAAAAAACCAACTAGAGGAGAAATGGAGAGCAGTAATAGCCGCACCGAGTAGTCAGATAAcgaaaaagtataaaattaagaagaaattgagaaagGGCAACGAACAAAAACATGAAGGTGAAGTGAAAATAACGGAATACCGAAAGtgaaacaaacatgaaaagaaaagtgtggcgaaattaaataataaaactatCCGTgctaaggaagaagaaatagaatgcaaaaaaagaagaatcttcaaaaacaaaagtactactgcaaaagcggaaaaaaacaaggaagtgaaatgaagaaataagacAAAAAGTGAACAATAGCTatacacaataaataaaaatataacaataaataaagcagaaaCGGAACAAGTGGAGCAAAGAAACAAGtgaaaaccaacaaaaaatgaaaaaaaaatagcacaaaaaataagagaacgGTGACGGTCACTGTAATAAGAGAAACAATCAAACAACAAgattaaaagataaataagtCAAAATCAACCAAAAACGTGTAAACCAAAAACGAGTGAAAATAAGAGAACAGGAACGGTTACTACCCAACAAGAAACCAAGCACATTAATCATTGAAACAACGTAAAACTAACCAAACaaagaacgaagaaacaaTAGAAATTCAAGGTACAGAAATGGAAGACGAACGTcgcaaaaacaaagaacagaGTTAGAACGCAAACTAACGGTAAGAAATGCAAgcagagcagaagaaaaatcaaagtatAGAAATCTAGAACCATGTGAATTGCCTGAGCCAAATGGAGTTAGCTGCAACGTACTTGCCCCTGAAATGTTGTTCAATCCTTATTTTCCAAGTTTCTTTATGTTTATTCTTTTGAAACGACGGAGGAAACAGGTAGTCGTTATTCCTTATTCGAGTTTCGCGACGCATTAGCATTTGTCTAGGGTGTCAAGTGTGTATAATTAGTTACTGTTTTAAATGTTtacctttttctttggaaagcACGTGCAGTCATGCATACGTAGGCTAaaagagacccacattctaGTTCTGCGGTACCACTCTGTTGCCATCAGTGTGCTCCATACCATTCCTGCTTGCATGGGAAATGTCGCTACTCCCTCGTCACTCCTCAGATATGGAGTGCACCGAGGTATTGCCTACTGCGCTCCACAAGCAATGTATTTAATCACGCTGATCAACGCATACCAGCGAGCTAGGTGATTGGCACTGTCCTGACATTTGTATCAGGACCCGAATTCTGCGTTGTTATGCTATATTTTTGGCGCTGTATCATATATCCATTATACAAACATTCGGCATTGTAAAGAGTTATATTTTGACGGTCATCTTATCAAGATGACCGCCCACGAAGTTTGTTTATTCTACGATTGCTCATTATGCTTATTTTGTTAACGACCGCCCACAACGGCATTCCTGTGTTTCATGGCTCCCAGTGAGCACATCGCTTTCGCCTATCAATAACTTCTTCGCCTATCAATATCGCTTTTGCCTATCAATATCGTCTTTGCCTgtcaataaattattatactactaccactgaaccacctgtaCTCTGAGGCCACAGCCTTATCGCTTTACTAATAGGGCATGAAAAAGGATCCGTATAAATCGCGCCATCACAGGCACCCTCTTCTCGCGCTTTTCGTAAACCGTACTTCGCAATCATCTGGTGCATACACGGAGTAATACGGTTATTATGTTGTGTTTCGCAATCGTGTTTGAATTATTGCGCACGTGTCTCGCACTTGCTAGGAAGGTGCAGCAAACGGAggaacaaattgaaaaaatcgcAAATGCAACATATTAGAGAACATCCTCAGAGCTTTGGAGGCAAGCGGCTAGGACTAGCAGACACGACCCtgaatatatttttctttctttatgaaGTTCCCCTACACTTCCTCATACATCGCCAAGACACTGTAGTTTCATTGCCAGCAGATGAGTTGATAAACATGAAATGTAAGTTGCTGTACTCTTTCACGTAGATATACACTTGTTGGCCCATGGTTGGGAACAGGACACAGTTGTGAATGTTGAGTAGTCAGTAAAGATAGGTTTAACAGAGCATTAGCGAGAGACTCTCATGTTGTACATGGTCGGAGCCTACAAACAAGCTCTCTCGTCACACTTATGAGATTAtctcgtagaaaaaagtgtgatGTTTTGAGGAAGCCCGTCATTTCTTTAGTGAATGAAAGTTAGGAAATAGTCACATAATTGCTCgtatttcaaggatttcatgACATAGAACATTTGCATACGCGCTCGAAACCGCGCGGTGGAGGCTGCAGTTgaaaccgaggtgggaccgtcgcaaactccagcgatgggtggtgcatGCAAGAATTCTTGCGCGCTCCTAAGtgctacgctccgccgcaccgtctcgagagaagccgcgcaCGCAATTCCACCGTggttcttgtcgttttgaccctaataTACTTCATATATATGTACTAATTGACGTTACTCAATCGATTTTTGTACCACGTACACAACGAACGTCGAACGTTGTTAGTGCATGAGATGCTTAAGTTATTGAGGTCTTCattaacagagaaaaaagtggaaactcATGAGTATACAAATACATCTAAGATCTTATAAATCTACTTTTTCACAAGATCAGTCGTTTGTAGCAGTGCACCTGCTGACTTGCGTAGTCACCGTTACTTGTCGCCGAACTGATTTCACTGTTCTCCGAAAGCAGTGCGACTGAAAACTTCGTTTAGTGGTACTGCAGTAACAGTGTACAATGTATAACCagataatgttttcaaaacacTCCTAGACATACCCAGTTTCGCAACATAGCCATGATCTTGCGGTCAGCAACGGTGTTGATGATAGGATCGAAGATCATAGCCAATAACCTAGAAATCGCAAATAATTGTAGAAACACTCCATTTTTTAACAGAAATAGCAAAATAGCGTGAAAGTACTTACCATACAATGGCAGCTGTAGCTGCGAGTATTTCGACTTGAACAAATAATCGGCTATTCAAATAGGTTTTGCAAGGTGATTTCTCCCCTTCACCTAAAACAGCGCGATAAATTGGGATAAGGTGGTATTATATCACTGAAGATACCAATCCACCACGATTTTCCGGTTTTTAGGTCTGTCCGGTAGTTTGCcgtttgaaaaacaaacaccacagatcgcagcacgcagaacactagaggcattttgtatcaccgccaaaagtccaagaataacaggaaggatgagtgcattacgatcacaaacgagctatccccatatcaagacctatgcgggttttgatctgcggggcgggccgtgagctCCCCATAAAAAAACCTTTGTGACTCACaattgtggtacgtggtggtctatTGCGTAATCAGATCTagtaaatgaggtaagcactatgTGATTTGctgctgtttgagtttacctatcgtttgagtgctttctgtagggataacgataacgccgaaaagttagctgttgtttaatgaaggaagatcaataccaatcctggctacagctcaagaaaatcaattataaactacgtttcaacatgccaggATTCagagacagtcgaacatgggcaaaacACCGCAGAGGTGAAAACGGTTTGTCTATGTATGATGCAATACTAGCCTATTTTAGCCTCCCAAATTGTAAGCCTGCCAGAATATATTGAAATTTCCCTGCAAGATAGGTTCACTCAAAACGATTTTGTAGTTTTAGGCCGTGTGCCGCAACCAAAGGAAACAGTTGGTTGTTCATTCTTACCAACACCAAGAAGTGAGCGACCAACTCTAGCTTGGAATGCTTCCTTCATCCTTTCCTTAGACAGTAAGACtccaaaatcattttaaatagTCCTACTGTCTATTTAAGcgaatttttaaggaaatgtGACAGGCTTGCACTTCCGGAGGTGTCTAGTTTCCCCTGTAAGTTATAAATTCCTCTACAGTATTCAAACTCACCTGAAAGTGTCTAGTAGTATCTATAGTGATAGCTTTTTGTCACTAAATTTTGTTATAATTCGAAGCAGAAACATTGATGTATCAACATGTAACATTGACGATATATCATAGGAATTATTTCCGCGTGCAGCTGGAAAGAAACAACTAACAAAATGCTTGGACGAATCCAAAGCAGTTTCAGAAAAGTTCTGAGGTCGAAACCATTAAAGACAAAACAATTCGGAATAGAAGTCAACCGCGCAGTTGTACTCCCGTAGCAACTGATCAGCACCGTACACTTTGTCCTTGTACTTTAAAGAATCAGTCGCGAATTACGGGAACCGGTGAACTATTCCAAAATCGTCTATTTCATCTAACACATTAGTGCTCAAACACGGTTCTTGGGCGGAGGGAGAAGTCACGTCAGCAGCAATGCTTGTATGACAAACTACGAGATGTGCCGTGTTCTCGATTCTGAAAACGCATGTTGGGATGCAGCCAACATGCGTTTCCTTCCTTCCGGTATTTCCTTGTTCTTGCTGGTTTCGTATTTGACCTGTGGTGGTGGCACATCGGTTGCGCACGGTTAGAGATCAGATTTGAAGAAGTAGATAGTACTGGATATTCCTATTACGTAGCTAGATAAGAATTGTTCGTAATGCTACTGGAGACAATACGTAGATCGGATACATGAAATGTGGCCGTATTTCTTAGTGCTTCAAAATTGCTCGAAACTCAATCGAATTTTTCACATGGGTGACGGTTTCGTCGTAATAAGACGCCACTTCGTTCCCAGCTTCCCGGGTAGATTATGCGAAGCGAGCGAAAAGTATAAGTGGTTGCAAGAATCGCTCAAACCTTTCGTAAACGTATTGGAGGTTGTCGAGCcaagttgaaaaaaacatatggTGTGTGGTACtctatgttttcaaataaacctTTTTTCGTCCGACTTCTTGTGTCGAAAGACACGTTGCAACATTTTCCCTCATGAGTACTcacattttatcattttttgttgctattagcagcgcacatgacgaAATTTTTCACTGGGATTTTCCAGTTGGACAGAGTTCAATCCGCTTTTAGCCATTTATGCGTCGTAACTCGCAACTCTGAGCTccaaaagaagtttttcttctcgatttcTGGAAAACCATGTAGCGCTTTTTGCAAGACGACTTGTAGCCGTAGTGGATTTGTTCTGCTGAGGAGAGGGGCTTTGTGGTTCTGGCTGGGAAATAATAGGGAAAAGTGCCTTCATAGAAGGAGTCTGTTGATTCAGTGTGGCGCAAATATTGTGCATTTGCCCTATAATGAACGGCAAGTAAATGTAAATTAGCGAAACCGAGTTTGGTGTCAACCTGATCCTATTGACCAGTTACCATACAGCCCTTCTTTAAAGAAGTGAAAGGTAACACAACTATTATAGGTTctggtcagatttctttcctagttttagagataacaaaataaaacgtCGCATTCTAAAATTGCGCTTAATCGTTTTGTAAAAGGACTCGTAGCATACCTAACGAAGATAGACTTCTTAGGTTCACCATCGCTACGATACACACGATAAGGATAGGAACTGAGCCGACGGCAAAAGTGACCATATTCATGCCCAGTCGATTCATTGCCCTCATATGAGTCAGCTGACGTTCGTCGTTGTGATCTGACTGAAAGcagcaatttggaagaaagaaatccaGAGTATTAAGTGAGACTTAGACTGTGTGTTTAAATATCGGAATCAATAACAGAACAGATCCGCAAATAGATCCTAACCACACTACTTGTTAAAAACGACCTGACCATATCAAGGAAATAAAGCCTTACAATAGCACAGCTTGAGGATGTTCACACAAAGATTTTGATTGTTCTTCAGCTTATCTT
This window of the Necator americanus strain Aroian chromosome III, whole genome shotgun sequence genome carries:
- a CDS encoding hypothetical protein (NECATOR_CHRIII.G10987.T1), whose protein sequence is MPLVFCVLRSVVFVFQTANYRTDLKTGKSWWIGEGEKSPCKTYLNSRLFVQVEILAATAAIVWLLAMIFDPIINTVADRKIMAMLRNWSHCFRRTVKSVRRQVTVTTQVSRCTATND